From a single Brassica rapa cultivar Chiifu-401-42 chromosome A01, CAAS_Brap_v3.01, whole genome shotgun sequence genomic region:
- the LOC103853623 gene encoding serine/threonine-protein kinase VPS15 isoform X1 has translation MGNKIARTTQVSATEYYLHDLPSSYNLVLKEVLGRGRFFKSILCKHDEGLVLVKVYFKRGDSIDLREYERRLVKIKDVFLSLEHPHVWPFQFWQETDKAAYLVRQYFFSNLHDRLSTRPFLSLVEKKWLAFQLLLAVKQCHEKGICHGDIKCENVLVTSWNWLYLADFASFKPTYIPYDDPSDFSFFYDTRERRLCYLAPERFYEHGGETKVAQNAPLKPSMDIFSVGCVIAELFLEGQPLFELAQLLAYRRGQHDPSQHLEKIPDPGIRKMILHMIQLEPEARLSAENYLQNYVGVIFPNYFSPFLHTLYCCWNPLPSDMRVATCHGIFQEILKKMMENKPGDEMGIDSPLPSHPVNARNVQETFTNQKLNTSKDLIRDTVNSKDETLYSISDALKKNRHPFLKKITMDDLGTLMSLYDSRSDTYGTPFLPVEVNMRCEGMVLIASMLCSCIRNIKLPHLRREAILLLRSCSLYIDDEDRLQRVLPYVVSLLSDTTAIVRCAAMETLCDILPLVRDFPPSDAKIFPEYIFPMLSMLPDDPEESVRICYASNIAKLALTAYGFLIHSFQLSNVGVLNESTSPQMSTTPATELQKANGDAQLSQLRKTIAEVVQELVMGPKQTPNVRRALLQDIGELCFFFGQRQSNYFLLPILPAFLNDRDEQLRSVFFEKIVYVCFFVGQRSVEEYLLPYIDQALSDQTEAVIVNALDCLSILCKSSFLRKRALLQMIECVYPLLYYPSQWVRKAVVTFIAACSEFLGAVDSFAFIAPVIRPFLSRLPASIASEEALFSCLKPPVTREAVYRILETARKPEIAEKQRKIWYSTSPQSGTLNLLEHGAEQKKSVEGKKPIMNASQQQEVQGKYAEKDAKLRIPRNPRLNASNTVELRDHLNQEKLQFSGLMAPYMSGMNNVTEPEGIPLYSFNMDKRAATNPPVASESSLQMNSLGMSSLSVPWMDSMSKSFNLASSVPVPKLVSGSFHVGTNPKQFYRVVHEPESRENEQMSSVISKFQDLGVSTSSKSASVTSEDASSISDLVGEPSPSRTSVPDSGWKPRGVLVAHLQEHRSAVNDIATSSDHSFFVSASDDSTVKVWDSRKLEKDISFRSRLTYHLEGSRGMCTTMLRNSTQVVVGASDGVLHMFSIDHISRGLGNVVEKYSGIVDIKNKDVKEGALLSLLNYTSDSLSGPMVMYSTQNCGIHLWDTRSDIDAWTLKANPEEGYVSSLVTSPCGNWFVSGSSRGVLTLWDLRFRVPVYSWQYPIICPIEKMCLCFLPPSVSLSTTMRPFIYVAAGFNEVTLWNADGGICQQVWRVANYENETNVSEFQWKLPSSKANPKANIRKNMSSKYRIEELNEPPPRLPGIRSLLPLPGGDLLTGGTDLKIRRWDYSSPERSYCICGPSLKGVVNDDFYELKTNSGVQFVQETMRRPLATKLTAKAVLAAAATDTAGCHRDSVQSLASVKLNQRLLISSSRDGAIKVWK, from the exons ATGGGGAACAAAATCGCTCGAACGACGCAAGTCTCGGCGACGGAGTACTACCTCCACGACTTGCCTTCCTCTTACAATCTCGTCCTCAAGGAGGTTCTAGGCCGCGGGAGATTCTTCAAGTCGATCCTCTGTAAGCACGACGAAGGGTTGGTCCTCGTCAAGGTCTATTTCAAGCGCGGCGACTCGATCGATCTCAGGGAGTACGAGCGGCGTTTAGTGAAGATAAAGGATGTGTTTTTGTCTCTGGAGCATCCTCACGTCTGGCCTTTTCAG TTTTGGCAAGAGACTGATAAAGCGGCTTATTTGGTGAGGCAATACTTTTTCAGTAACCTGCATGATCGGTTGAGTACTCGGCCTTTCCTCAGTCTTGTGGAGAAGAAATGGTTGGCGTTTCAG TTGCTTCTTGCTGTGAAGCAGTGCCATGAGAAGGGTATATGTCATG GTGATATCAAGTGCGAGAATGTTTTGGTCACTTCCTGGAACTGGCTTTACCTTGCTGACTTTGCGTCTTTCAAACCCACATACATTCCTTACGATGATCCTTCGGACTTTTCCTTTTTCTATGATACAAGGGAACGAAGGCTTTGTTATCTGGCTCCAGAG aGATTCTATGAGCATGGAGGTGAGACCAAAGTTGCACAAAATGCTCCATTAAAGCCATCCATGGATATATTTTCTGTGGG GTGCGTGATAGCAGAGCTTTTTCTTGAGGGTCAGCCGCTATTTGAACTTGCTCAGCTTCTCGCTTATCGCAGAGGACAACATGATCCTAGCCAACACCTTGAAAAG ATTCCTGATCCTGGAATTCGCAAGATGATTCTTCATATGATTCAGTTAGAACCCGAAGCACGCCTATCAGCTGAAAACTACCTGCAAAATTATGTGGGAGTTATTTTCCCAAACTACTTCTCACCATTTCTGCACACTTTGTACTGTTGTTGGAATCCACTTCCTTCAGATATGAGG GTAGCAACTTGCCATGGCATATTTCAAGAAATACTTAAGAAGATGATGGAAAATAAGCCAGGTGATGAGATGGGTATTGATTCTCCTTTACCTTCACATCCAGTGAACGCAAGAAATGTACAAGAAACTTTTACGAATCAGAAACTGAACACCTCGAAGGACTTGATAAGGGATACTGTAAACTCCAAGGACGAGACCCTCTACTCTATTTCTGATGCACTCAAGAAAAATCGCCATCCTTTCTTGAAAAAGATAACAATGGACGATTTGGGCACACTGATGTCTCTCTATGATAGCCGTTCCGACACTTACGGAACCCCTTTTCTACCGGTAGAAGTTAACATGAGATGCGAGGGAATGGTTCTGATCGCATCTATGCTCTGTTCCTGTATCCGCAATATCAAGTTGCCTCATTTGAGGAGGGAAGCCATACTTCTGCTGAGGTCTTGCTCTTTGTATATTGATGATGAAGATCGCTTACAACGTGTACTTCCATATGTTGTTTCCCTGCTTTCTGATACAACAGCAATCGTGCGGTGTGCTGCCATGGAAACTCTATGTGACATTCTGCCGCTTGTCCGAGATTTTCCTCCCAGTGATGCGAAGATCTTCCCAGAGTATATATTCCCGATGCTCTCCATGCTCCCTGATGATCCAGAAGAGAGTGTGAGGATATGTTATGCCAGCAATATTGCCAAACTTGCTCTTACTGCTTATGGATTCTTGATACATTCTTTCCAACTGAGCAACGTAGGGGTTCTTAATGAATCAACTTCGCCGCAGATGTCAACTACACCTGCTACTGAGTTGCAAAAGGCAAACGGCGATGCACAGCTTTCACAGCTTAGGAAAACTATTGCCGAAGTTGTTCAAGAGCTTGTTATGGGTCCAAAACAAACTCCGAATGTTAGAAGAGCACTCCTTCAGGACATAGGGGAGCTCTGCTTTTTCTTTGGTCAGAGGCAGAGCAATTACTTTCTACTCCCCATCCTCCCTGCCTTTCTTAACGACAGAGACGAACAGCTAAGATCTGTATTCTTTGAGAAAATTGTTTATGTATGCTTCTTTGTCGGTCAGAGAAGTGTGGAGGAATATCTATTGCCTTATATTGATCAAGCTTTGAGTGATCAGACAGAGGCTGTCATTGTCAATGCATTGGATTGCTTATCCATACTATGCAAGAGCAGCTTCTTGCGGAAGAGAGCTCTTCTCCAAATGATAGAGTGTGTTTATCCTTTGCTGTACTATCCATCTCAATGGGTAAGGAAGGCAGTCGTCACTTTCATCGCTGCCTGTAGTGAGTTCTTAGGTGCTGTCGACTCTTTTGCATTTATTGCCCCAGTAATACGTCCCTTTCTCAGTAGACTTCCTGCATCAATTGCTTCTGAGGAAGCTTTATTTTCATGCCTAAAGCCCCCAGTCACAAGGGAAGCAGTTTACCGTATCTTGGAAACTGCCAGGAAACCAGAAATAGCCGAAAAACAGCGGAAGATATGGTACAGTACTTCACCTCAGTCTGGGACCTTGAACTTGTTAGAACATGGGGCGGAACAGAAGAAAAGTGTGGAAGGGAAAAAACCGATTATGAACGCATCACAGCAACAAGAAGTTCAAGGAAAGTATGCAGAGAAAGATGCTAAACTGAGAATCCCGAGAAACCCAAGACTCAATGCTTCCAACACAGTTGAGCTTCGTGATCACTTGAATCAGGAGAAGTTACAGTTCTCCGGGCTTATGGCACCATACATGTCTGGTATGAATAACGTAACTGAACCAGAGGGGATACCTCTCTATTCGTTTAACATGGACAAACGAGCAGCCACGAATCCTCCAGTGGCTTCTGAGTCTTCATTGCAGATGAACTCTCTGGGCATGAGTTCGTTGTCAGTGCCATGGATGGATTCCATGAGCAAGTCATTTAACTTGGCTAGTTCGGTTCCAGTGCCTAAGCTAGTTTCTGGATCATTCCACGTTGGCACCAATCCTAAACAGTTTTACAGAGTGGTGCACGAGCCAGAAAGCAGAGAAAACGAGCAAATGTCCTCAGTCATCAGCAAATTTCAAGACCTCGGTGTATCCACCTCTTCAAAAAGCGCTTCTGTGACTTCAGAAGACGCGTCTTCAATATCGGATCTCGTAGGAGAACCATCTCCGTCGAGGACGTCGGTTCCGGATTCAGGTTGGAAGCCTCGTGGAGTATTAGTCGCTCATCTACAAGAGCACCGCTCTGCTGTCAACGACATTGCCACTTCAAGCGATCATAGCTTCTTTGTTAGTGCATCAGATGATTCTACAGTAAAGGTGTGGGACTCTAGAAAGCTGGAAAAGGACATTTCGTTCAGGTCAAGGCTAACATATCATCTCGAGGGAAGCAGAGGGATGTGCACAACAATGCTTAGGAATTCAACTCAAGTTGTCGTTGGAGCCTCCGATGGTGTGTTACATATGTTTTCCATTGACCATATCTCCAGAGGCTTGGGGAACGTGGTGGAGAAGTACTCAGGCATTGTTGATATCAAAAACAAGGATGTTAAAGAAGGCGCTTTGCTTTCTCTTTTGAACTACACCTCTGATAGCCTATCTGGCCCTATGGTAATGTATAGTACCCAAAACTGTGGGATCCACCTTTGGGATACAAGATCAGATATAGATGCGTGGACGCTGAAAGCAAACCCTGAAGAAGGATACGTGTCTTCTTTGGTGACAAGCCCATGCGGGAATTGGTTCGTGTCTGGGTCTTCAAGGGGAGTGCTTACTCTTTGGGATTTGAGGTTTCGTGTTCCTGTATATTCGTGGCAATACCCTATAATATGCCCCATAGAAAAGATGTGTCTCTGCTTTCTTCCTCCGAGCGTCTCGCTGTCCACCACGATGAGACCTTTTATTTATGTTGCTGCTGGTTTCAATGAAGTTACGCTCTGGAATGCAGATGGAGGCATCTGTCAACAG GTATGGAGAGTAGCCAACTATGAAAATGAGACGAATGTTTCCGAGTTTCAGTGGAAGCTACCAAGCAGTAAGGCAAATCCCAAGGCGAATATTCGCAAGAACATGAGCTCCAAGTATAGAATCGAAGAGTTGAACGAGCCTCCTCCTCGTCTTCCTGGTATCCGCTCGTTGCTTCCTTTACCCGGAGGCGACTTGTTAACAGGTGGTACTGACTTGAAGATTCGGCGTTGGGATTACTCCAG CCCTGAGAGAAGTTACTGTATCTGTGGTCCGAGTTTGAAGGGAGTCgtaaatgatgatttctacGAACTCAAAACCAACTCTGGAGTGCAGTTTGTTCAG GAGACAATGAGGCGGCCTCTGGCAACCAAACTGACGGCAAAGGCAGTACTTGCAGCGGCTGCAACAGACACAGCAGGATGTCACCGTGACTCAGTTCAGTCTCTGGCATCAGTGAAGCTGAACCAGAGACTGTTAATATCAAGCAGCAGAGATGGAGCGATCAAGGTCTGGAAGTAA